From a region of the Coprococcus comes ATCC 27758 genome:
- a CDS encoding sensor histidine kinase, producing MNRRKKEADQHKGWNISISGVFIAMVMGIVLISVVAATLIFVQIYRNAMEQSAVTSSSQSCEQVQNTVENYTQDMRIILEGIVARMRHENNHSEEYIQNLVNIRSDVVAVTICGEDGELLRYWNRGQKLKENYRIVQSTEMEDDDGRLRITKPYVESLFEGYYPWVVTVYQKIQKEDGTSIQVNIDIRFSDIANYVDDVGIGQHGYAYIADKKGNLIYHPQQQLIYSGLKEEKGMDLKEGTHIQEQAIYTVKNLENCDWKIVGVCYVDEMITEKVSSAVSRLLIVLCLVMGAVFLLGWAFSELFSAPVRQLADDMHRFEKNAENFVFEPMAGTTEITTLSNSFEHMVVKIQKLMEQVRQEEITLRKTELKALQAQINPHFLYNTLDAIAWMCEDGKNEDAEEMVTALARLFRISISKGHELIPIEKEVEHAKSYLKIENYRYKNKFTYSFEVAESCLSYLCNKITLQPIIENAIYHGVKQMIDEGEIWIRIFEDGEDIIFQVEDNGIGMTEEQCREILRKEPGDRTGIGIKNVNDRIKIYFGSNYGLNITSELDEGTCVTIRMPKVREEEYEKK from the coding sequence ATGAACAGGCGTAAAAAAGAAGCAGATCAGCACAAGGGATGGAATATATCTATTTCCGGTGTGTTTATTGCAATGGTAATGGGAATCGTCCTGATTTCGGTAGTGGCTGCAACGCTTATTTTTGTTCAGATTTACCGGAATGCAATGGAGCAAAGTGCAGTGACAAGCAGTTCCCAGAGCTGTGAACAGGTACAGAATACGGTTGAGAATTATACACAGGATATGCGGATCATACTGGAAGGGATCGTGGCGAGAATGCGTCATGAGAATAATCATTCTGAGGAATATATCCAGAATCTGGTAAATATCCGTTCCGATGTAGTAGCGGTAACAATCTGTGGTGAAGATGGGGAGCTTCTGCGTTACTGGAACAGAGGGCAGAAGCTGAAAGAGAATTATCGCATTGTTCAGAGTACCGAAATGGAAGATGACGATGGCAGGCTGCGTATAACCAAACCATATGTAGAATCTTTGTTTGAGGGATATTATCCATGGGTTGTAACCGTTTACCAGAAGATTCAGAAAGAAGACGGAACCAGTATACAGGTAAATATTGACATCCGTTTTTCTGACATTGCCAATTATGTTGATGATGTAGGGATCGGGCAGCACGGCTATGCCTATATTGCGGACAAAAAAGGCAATCTGATCTATCATCCACAGCAGCAGCTCATTTATTCCGGGTTAAAAGAAGAGAAGGGAATGGATTTAAAAGAAGGGACACATATTCAGGAACAGGCGATCTATACTGTGAAAAATCTGGAGAACTGTGATTGGAAAATTGTAGGTGTCTGCTATGTAGATGAAATGATTACGGAGAAGGTAAGCAGTGCGGTATCCAGACTTCTGATCGTCCTGTGTCTGGTTATGGGAGCAGTCTTTCTTCTCGGATGGGCATTTTCAGAACTGTTCTCAGCACCGGTAAGGCAGCTTGCCGATGACATGCACCGGTTTGAAAAAAATGCTGAAAATTTTGTATTTGAGCCGATGGCGGGAACTACAGAGATCACGACTTTATCCAACTCGTTTGAACACATGGTTGTGAAGATCCAGAAGCTGATGGAGCAGGTCAGACAGGAAGAAATCACACTGCGGAAAACAGAGCTGAAAGCGCTTCAGGCGCAGATCAATCCACATTTCCTGTATAATACACTGGATGCGATTGCATGGATGTGTGAAGACGGGAAAAATGAAGATGCAGAAGAGATGGTTACGGCACTTGCAAGGCTGTTCCGTATCAGTATCAGTAAAGGGCATGAGCTGATTCCGATCGAAAAAGAAGTGGAACATGCAAAGAGTTATCTGAAGATTGAAAATTATCGGTATAAGAACAAATTTACCTATTCATTTGAGGTGGCAGAGTCGTGTCTTTCGTATCTTTGTAACAAAATTACTTTGCAGCCAATTATCGAGAATGCAATTTATCATGGTGTAAAGCAGATGATCGATGAGGGTGAGATCTGGATTCGTATTTTTGAGGACGGAGAAGATATTATTTTCCAGGTGGAGGATAACGGAATCGGTATGACGGAAGAACAGTGCCGGGAGATTCTGCGCAAAGAGCCGGGAGACCGTACCGGAATCGGAATCAAGAATGTAAATGACCGGATCAAGATTTATTTTGGAAGCAATTATGGACTGAATATCACAAGTGAGCTGGATGAAGGAACCTGTGTGACGATCCGTATGCCGAAGGTCAGGGAGGAAGAATATGAGAAAAAGTAG
- a CDS encoding response regulator: protein MKYTVVVADDEEEIRRSLVRRVKWEEIGFEVVGEAENGADALELVEKLEPDLLLTDIKMPFLSGIELARAVREVRPMVQIAFLSGFDDFTYAQQAIQYNIVSYMLKPISAKEIEAELIKIKKAMDQRVEEFTKERKEKLDIRKTQFLIPLLLDSFQNERVSEEALLERAEECELIRNPKPDNMQYVVLVTGIRDANGKDQTSYSSVNAVDMILKKYVHYVSCHLEGRVVSLIATTPGGMGKYLHIIVEEIVQSVERIMGYCCQVGVSRSVNTLGKCRESYLEAMNALSYSRKDKSSVYFISDAEHGSGLEQGEIQEITATMENFLRGGMVEDLEIYLDDLEKKLRNGGKNTLVLSTILLTEIGAAVYKVIYMAIGECGVEVLQKKYSMQQMREMERMAENFQIIKMLCMEAKKMLMDQRKKSSEVICEQAVQIIQDRYAQQDLSVMIISEEIGVSPNYLSSLIKKTTGSSLVEILTKKRIEKAMELLQCTGMKIGEITELCGYKDQYYFSHCFKKLTGVSPNKYRREHEQA, encoded by the coding sequence ATGAAATATACAGTTGTTGTTGCTGATGATGAGGAGGAAATCCGAAGAAGTCTTGTTCGCAGGGTAAAGTGGGAAGAGATTGGTTTTGAAGTGGTCGGGGAAGCTGAAAATGGTGCAGACGCGCTGGAACTGGTTGAAAAGCTGGAACCAGATCTGCTCCTTACCGATATCAAGATGCCATTTTTATCGGGGATTGAGCTGGCACGGGCGGTCAGGGAAGTTCGCCCGATGGTACAGATCGCATTTTTAAGTGGATTTGATGATTTTACCTATGCGCAGCAGGCAATTCAATATAATATTGTAAGCTATATGCTGAAGCCGATTTCAGCAAAAGAGATCGAGGCGGAATTGATAAAGATTAAAAAAGCCATGGATCAGCGAGTGGAAGAATTTACAAAAGAAAGAAAAGAGAAGCTGGACATCCGCAAGACGCAATTCCTTATTCCGCTTTTGCTCGACAGCTTTCAGAATGAACGGGTGTCCGAAGAGGCACTTCTTGAGCGGGCAGAGGAATGTGAGCTGATCCGTAATCCAAAGCCGGATAATATGCAGTATGTGGTGCTTGTAACCGGAATCCGTGATGCAAATGGAAAGGATCAGACAAGCTATAGCAGTGTAAATGCAGTTGATATGATCCTGAAAAAATATGTTCATTATGTAAGCTGCCATCTGGAAGGAAGAGTGGTATCGCTGATCGCGACGACTCCGGGAGGTATGGGTAAGTATTTACATATTATTGTAGAAGAAATTGTTCAGAGTGTGGAGCGTATTATGGGATATTGCTGTCAGGTCGGGGTAAGCAGGAGTGTGAATACTCTTGGAAAATGCAGAGAGAGCTATCTGGAGGCAATGAATGCGCTCAGTTATTCCAGAAAGGATAAAAGCAGTGTCTATTTCATTTCCGATGCAGAGCACGGATCGGGATTGGAACAGGGAGAAATACAGGAAATTACAGCAACGATGGAGAATTTTTTACGTGGTGGAATGGTAGAGGATCTGGAGATTTATCTGGATGATCTGGAAAAGAAGCTGCGAAATGGAGGCAAGAATACACTGGTACTTAGTACGATACTTTTGACCGAGATTGGGGCGGCAGTATATAAGGTTATTTATATGGCAATCGGGGAATGTGGTGTAGAAGTTCTTCAGAAAAAATATTCCATGCAGCAGATGCGTGAAATGGAACGTATGGCAGAGAATTTTCAGATCATAAAAATGCTGTGTATGGAGGCTAAAAAAATGCTTATGGATCAGAGAAAGAAGAGCAGCGAGGTGATCTGCGAGCAGGCAGTGCAGATCATACAGGACCGCTATGCCCAACAGGATCTGTCTGTTATGATCATCAGTGAAGAGATCGGGGTGTCGCCGAATTATCTCAGCAGTCTGATAAAAAAGACGACAGGCAGTTCACTGGTTGAGATCCTGACGAAAAAACGAATTGAAAAGGCAATGGAGCTTCTGCAGTGTACCGGTATGAAGATCGGTGAGATTACAGAGCTGTGTGGTTATAAGGATCAGTATTATTTCAGCCACTGCTTCAAAAAGCTGACTGGAGTATCACCGAACAAATACAGGAGGGAACATGAACAGGCGTAA
- a CDS encoding QueT transporter family protein, with amino-acid sequence MKNKNVAFMTQAAMIAAIYVVLTYVFAPFSFGEVQIRIAEALTILPVFTPAAIPGLFVGCIVGNILGGAILPDIIFGSIATLIGAFFTYQLRNKNRFLAPLPPIIANTVIVPFVLRYGYGVALPIPFMMLTVGVGEVVGCGVLGLVLYTALNRYKNVIFKTA; translated from the coding sequence ATGAAGAACAAGAATGTAGCATTTATGACTCAGGCAGCGATGATCGCTGCAATCTATGTGGTGCTTACTTATGTATTTGCACCATTTTCATTCGGAGAAGTACAGATACGTATTGCAGAAGCACTTACGATCCTTCCGGTATTTACACCGGCAGCGATTCCTGGACTTTTCGTTGGATGTATTGTTGGAAACATTCTCGGAGGAGCAATCCTGCCGGATATCATTTTCGGAAGCATTGCAACTTTGATCGGAGCATTTTTTACTTATCAGCTTCGTAACAAAAACCGTTTCCTTGCACCGTTACCACCGATTATTGCTAACACAGTAATCGTTCCGTTTGTACTTCGTTACGGATATGGAGTAGCACTTCCGATTCCGTTTATGATGTTGACAGTTGGTGTCGGAGAAGTTGTCGGATGTGGTGTGCTTGGATTAGTCCTTTATACTGCATTGAATCGTTATAAAAATGTAATTTTTAAAACAGCATAA
- a CDS encoding antA/AntB antirepressor family protein translates to MNEILTINYESENPTVSARELHEKLHIGTKFTTWFERMKEYGFSEGKEFFPKLGETSEQGGRPQTDFEISVDMAKQICMIQRSPEGKQIRQYFIDLENAWNTPEQIFARALKMADKTIESLKKDNAVLME, encoded by the coding sequence ATGAATGAGATTTTAACAATTAACTATGAATCAGAGAATCCGACAGTATCAGCTAGGGAGTTACATGAAAAACTGCACATTGGAACTAAGTTTACAACATGGTTTGAGAGAATGAAAGAATATGGCTTTTCTGAGGGAAAAGAGTTTTTCCCAAAATTGGGAGAAACCTCGGAACAAGGTGGAAGACCGCAAACTGATTTTGAAATATCCGTAGATATGGCAAAACAGATTTGCATGATCCAGAGATCTCCAGAGGGAAAGCAGATTCGCCAGTATTTTATTGATCTGGAAAATGCATGGAACACGCCGGAACAGATCTTTGCAAGGGCGTTGAAAATGGCAGACAAGACCATAGAATCACTCAAAAAGGATAATGCTGTGCTGATGGAATAA
- a CDS encoding putative holin-like toxin has product MPKRESTEALYFQYGLEADDDGFVSAPKKILRLTNASDDDLKILVAKGFLIPFDSGVVVIRDWKINNYLRRDRYTPTRFKEEFEQLDTIDDRYQLHVLAVGIPDDNHVVDMVTYSDLIQFSIFIVALVGLCYEIFKGKRK; this is encoded by the coding sequence ATGCCTAAAAGAGAATCAACTGAAGCTTTGTATTTTCAGTATGGTCTTGAAGCAGATGACGACGGGTTTGTCAGTGCACCCAAAAAGATATTGCGGCTTACAAATGCTTCTGATGATGATTTGAAAATTTTAGTTGCTAAAGGTTTTTTGATTCCTTTCGACAGCGGGGTTGTTGTTATTCGAGACTGGAAAATCAACAATTATCTGCGGAGAGATCGATATACGCCTACTCGATTTAAAGAAGAATTTGAACAACTTGATACAATCGATGATCGGTATCAATTACATGTGTTGGCAGTTGGTATACCAGATGACAACCACGTGGTAGACATGGTTACATATTCTGATCTGATTCAGTTTAGTATATTCATTGTTGCCCTTGTAGGTCTTTGCTATGAGATTTTCAAGGGTAAAAGAAAATAG
- a CDS encoding helix-turn-helix domain-containing protein: MSIVYENNQQIVIEIKKLMLEKQISQREIAEKLGIKPQGLTKLLTKKNFGFEDAEKILSAIGYKLILDFSPDDNVCNSEE; the protein is encoded by the coding sequence ATGTCCATTGTCTATGAAAACAATCAGCAAATTGTTATAGAAATAAAAAAATTGATGCTAGAAAAACAAATATCTCAACGGGAAATTGCGGAAAAATTAGGTATCAAACCACAAGGTTTAACCAAATTACTTACAAAGAAAAATTTCGGTTTTGAAGATGCTGAAAAAATTCTGTCAGCTATAGGGTATAAGCTTATATTGGATTTCAGTCCAGACGACAATGTATGCAACTCCGAAGAATAA
- a CDS encoding tyrosine-type recombinase/integrase codes for MAIDKRGRKLPKGIRQRGNTFEGRFMYKGVSYTVQASTITKTQKEMTDLKYKLEHGLYVKKEKITLMEWYETWLEEYKKNRVKIGTYTSYEKYYKSTINNRLGNKELSEIRGEHIQKLYNDMVKEGYAISSIKIVSAILNGCLQQAMKNGLIERNPVKLAELPRQTGTKKERTAMTKEQQDLFMKYAEESYLYHFFSVMLRTGMRKGEMQGLKYSDIDKKQNVIHVRRTLKYIEGKGYFEDTPKTRTSTRDIPLTAAITEHIEAQRKYWGFKVVRMDQYLFCNENGDPISRERIQGEIDRIIKRIKSDGYDFPRITSHVFRHTFATRAIEAGMPPQVLKTILGHSSLAMTMDLYSHVLPDTKADEMQKIANVF; via the coding sequence ATGGCAATAGATAAGAGAGGACGAAAACTTCCGAAAGGCATCCGACAACGTGGAAATACATTTGAAGGACGTTTTATGTATAAAGGTGTTTCTTATACCGTTCAGGCTTCCACTATTACCAAAACCCAAAAAGAAATGACCGATCTTAAATATAAACTGGAACATGGTTTGTACGTTAAAAAAGAAAAAATTACATTGATGGAATGGTATGAAACTTGGTTGGAAGAATATAAGAAAAATCGTGTAAAAATCGGAACATATACCAGCTATGAAAAGTATTATAAAAGCACAATAAACAATCGGTTAGGAAATAAAGAGTTATCGGAGATCCGAGGGGAACACATTCAGAAATTATATAATGATATGGTAAAAGAAGGGTATGCTATTTCAAGTATTAAGATCGTATCAGCAATTTTAAACGGCTGTCTTCAACAAGCTATGAAGAATGGCTTAATAGAAAGAAATCCTGTTAAATTGGCTGAATTGCCCCGCCAAACAGGAACGAAGAAAGAGCGAACAGCTATGACAAAAGAGCAACAGGATTTATTTATGAAATATGCAGAAGAAAGCTATTTATACCACTTTTTTTCTGTAATGCTTCGGACTGGTATGCGAAAAGGTGAAATGCAAGGTCTTAAATATTCTGACATAGATAAGAAACAAAATGTAATTCATGTTCGTAGAACTTTAAAATACATCGAGGGAAAAGGATATTTTGAGGATACACCAAAGACAAGAACTTCTACCAGAGACATTCCGTTGACTGCTGCCATTACGGAACATATAGAAGCTCAGCGGAAATATTGGGGATTTAAGGTTGTAAGAATGGATCAGTATTTATTTTGTAATGAAAACGGCGATCCAATCAGCCGGGAACGGATCCAAGGTGAAATTGACAGAATCATAAAGAGAATAAAAAGTGACGGATATGATTTCCCACGGATCACAAGTCATGTATTCCGACATACTTTTGCAACAAGAGCAATTGAAGCCGGAATGCCACCGCAGGTACTTAAAACCATTTTGGGACACAGTTCTTTAGCGATGACAATGGATTTATACAGTCATGTTTTGCCAGACACTAAAGCAGACGAAATGCAGAAGATAGCAAATGTATTTTAG
- the pepI gene encoding proline iminopeptidase, with amino-acid sequence MKITEGYMPYLGYKTYYRIAGECSGNKKPLILLHGGPGSTHNYFEVLDRLADEGRAIISYDQLGCGNSYVEGHSELWCSKTWMNELIELRKYLGLNELHLLGQSWGGMLSIEYLCDHKPEGIKSVILSSTHPSSKLWAHEQHRMIKFMSQEDQDAIAKAEATGNFDDPAYLAANERFMLLHAAGVPKDTDPECLRRPKKIGTDSYITAWGPNEYTPIGNLSNYEYRDKLKNIKEPALIINGTNDLCTPLVAKTMYDSIPNSRWELFDDCRHVCFVEDTDRYCRLLNEWMEQND; translated from the coding sequence ATGAAAATTACAGAAGGCTACATGCCTTATCTTGGATACAAAACCTACTACCGTATTGCAGGCGAATGCTCCGGCAATAAAAAACCACTCATTCTGCTTCACGGAGGACCTGGTTCTACACATAACTACTTTGAAGTACTTGACCGGCTTGCTGATGAAGGTCGTGCAATTATTTCCTACGACCAGCTCGGCTGCGGTAATTCTTATGTAGAAGGACATTCAGAACTCTGGTGTTCTAAAACATGGATGAATGAACTGATCGAACTCAGAAAATATCTCGGACTTAATGAACTTCATCTTCTCGGACAGTCCTGGGGCGGAATGCTCTCAATCGAATACTTATGCGATCACAAACCAGAAGGGATCAAATCCGTTATTCTTTCCAGCACCCACCCATCTTCCAAATTATGGGCCCATGAACAACACCGTATGATCAAATTCATGTCCCAGGAAGATCAGGACGCCATTGCCAAAGCTGAAGCAACCGGCAATTTTGACGATCCGGCATATCTCGCAGCCAATGAACGCTTTATGCTTCTTCATGCCGCCGGCGTACCAAAAGACACCGATCCTGAATGCCTGCGCCGTCCAAAAAAAATTGGAACAGACTCTTATATCACCGCGTGGGGACCAAATGAATACACGCCAATCGGAAATCTCAGCAACTATGAGTACCGTGACAAACTGAAAAATATCAAAGAACCGGCACTTATCATCAACGGAACCAACGATCTGTGCACTCCACTGGTTGCAAAGACCATGTATGACAGTATCCCGAATTCACGCTGGGAACTTTTTGATGACTGCCGTCATGTATGCTTCGTTGAAGATACCGACCGCTATTGCAGGCTTTTAAATGAATGGATGGAGCAAAACGACTAA
- a CDS encoding xanthine phosphoribosyltransferase codes for MNFLEERIVKDGIVKEGNVLKVDSFLNHQMDIELFDQIGAEFKKRFADKNINKILTIEASGIGIACIVAKHFHVPVVFAKKTQSINLEGEMYVAEVESFTHKCKNQVIVAKKFLSEEDHVLIIDDFLANGCALQGLIQLVTEAGATVEGIGIVIEKGFQSGGRIIRNLGYPLESLAIVEAMDSETGEITFREQ; via the coding sequence ATGAACTTTTTGGAAGAACGTATTGTCAAAGATGGAATCGTGAAAGAGGGAAATGTTCTTAAGGTGGACAGTTTTCTGAATCATCAGATGGATATTGAATTATTTGACCAGATCGGAGCGGAATTCAAGAAGAGATTTGCAGATAAGAATATCAACAAGATCCTGACAATCGAAGCTTCTGGTATCGGGATTGCCTGTATTGTAGCCAAGCATTTTCATGTGCCGGTTGTATTTGCAAAAAAGACACAGAGCATCAATCTGGAAGGGGAGATGTATGTAGCAGAAGTCGAATCATTTACCCATAAATGCAAGAACCAGGTAATTGTAGCAAAGAAATTTCTTTCAGAGGAAGATCATGTGCTCATTATTGATGATTTCCTTGCGAATGGATGTGCGCTGCAGGGGCTGATTCAGCTGGTTACAGAGGCAGGTGCAACGGTAGAGGGAATTGGAATTGTGATCGAAAAAGGATTCCAGTCCGGCGGAAGAATCATCCGCAACCTTGGATATCCGCTGGAATCACTTGCGATTGTAGAAGCTATGGACAGTGAGACGGGTGAGATCACTTTCAGAGAGCAGTAA
- a CDS encoding aldose 1-epimerase family protein, which produces MGAYQLKNEELTLTVISAGAEMKSLKDNKTEQEYLWQADPKFWGRTSPVLFPIVGNYVQKQSVYEGKTYTLSQHGFARDMEFDLESQTEEEIWFVLKDTESTLEKYPFHFILKVGYRLSGRQVEVMWKVENPNDKKMYFSIGGHPAFNCPLKEGEKQEDCQLIFDTEGPLTSSILNEEGALCPRTKILNLFGKCLKLEEHLFDEDALIIENHQAQRIGLADADGKVYLEVEFDAPLFGIWSPAKKHAPFVCIEPWYGRSDREDFDHILENREWGNELKPGDIFEKDYKILVK; this is translated from the coding sequence ATGGGAGCATATCAACTGAAAAATGAAGAACTTACACTGACTGTTATTTCAGCAGGTGCAGAAATGAAATCGCTAAAAGACAATAAGACAGAGCAGGAATATCTGTGGCAGGCAGATCCAAAGTTCTGGGGAAGAACATCACCGGTTCTTTTCCCAATCGTAGGAAATTATGTGCAGAAGCAGTCGGTATACGAAGGAAAAACATATACGCTGTCACAGCATGGTTTTGCAAGAGACATGGAATTTGATCTGGAGAGCCAGACAGAAGAAGAGATTTGGTTTGTACTGAAAGATACAGAAAGTACTTTGGAAAAATATCCATTTCATTTTATTCTGAAAGTAGGATACAGACTCTCCGGACGTCAGGTGGAAGTAATGTGGAAAGTAGAAAATCCAAATGATAAGAAGATGTATTTTTCGATCGGAGGGCATCCGGCATTTAACTGTCCTTTGAAAGAAGGAGAAAAGCAGGAGGATTGTCAGTTGATATTTGATACAGAAGGACCGCTCACGAGCAGCATCCTGAATGAAGAAGGTGCACTTTGTCCACGGACAAAAATCTTAAATCTTTTCGGAAAATGTCTGAAGCTTGAGGAACATTTATTTGATGAGGATGCACTTATTATTGAAAATCATCAGGCACAGAGGATCGGTCTTGCGGATGCAGATGGAAAGGTTTATCTGGAAGTAGAATTTGATGCACCGCTTTTTGGAATCTGGTCTCCGGCAAAAAAACACGCACCTTTCGTATGCATTGAGCCATGGTATGGAAGAAGTGACAGAGAAGATTTTGACCATATTCTGGAAAACAGGGAGTGGGGGAATGAACTGAAACCGGGCGATATTTTTGAAAAGGATTATAAGATTCTGGTAAAATAG
- a CDS encoding DUF3784 domain-containing protein codes for MKLVDLATGSDWIVWIVFVIFAVFSIILLSGHGSWFISGYNTASKEEKEKYDEKKLCRTMGIGMSIIAILALTMGLLENILPAFFVYIALGIILVDVVVIIILGNTLCRK; via the coding sequence ATGAAATTAGTAGATTTAGCAACAGGTTCTGATTGGATAGTGTGGATTGTCTTTGTGATATTTGCTGTATTTTCTATTATTTTACTTTCTGGACACGGGAGTTGGTTTATTTCCGGATATAATACGGCTTCAAAAGAAGAAAAGGAAAAATATGATGAAAAGAAGTTATGCAGAACAATGGGAATTGGAATGTCTATTATAGCAATTCTTGCATTGACAATGGGCTTGCTTGAAAATATTTTGCCTGCATTTTTTGTATATATTGCATTGGGGATTATTTTGGTTGATGTCGTAGTAATTATCATTTTAGGAAATACACTATGCAGAAAGTAA
- a CDS encoding TnpV protein has product MDKYIFDKSNGLWYELQGDYYIPCLILAEEETQPIGLWGQRHKQYLKEHRHIVYTTMLIDGTLNRYLADINQQAEQMFHRLIEEMVQKQGVTEQLKAEQPMEWIGLMNNIQAYAREIVNNEIIFS; this is encoded by the coding sequence ATGGACAAGTACATTTTTGATAAAAGCAACGGTTTGTGGTATGAATTGCAGGGTGATTATTATATCCCTTGTCTGATACTTGCCGAAGAAGAAACACAGCCTATCGGCTTATGGGGACAACGCCACAAGCAGTATCTGAAAGAGCATAGGCACATTGTTTACACCACGATGCTGATTGATGGGACACTTAACCGCTATCTTGCAGATATTAACCAACAGGCGGAGCAAATGTTCCACAGATTGATTGAGGAAATGGTTCAAAAGCAGGGTGTGACAGAACAGTTAAAAGCAGAACAGCCTATGGAATGGATAGGATTGATGAATAACATACAAGCTTATGCAAGAGAAATTGTGAATAATGAAATAATTTTTTCATAG